In a single window of the uncultured Pseudodesulfovibrio sp. genome:
- a CDS encoding DHCW motif cupin fold protein, with translation MSKKNIPFQTVDWSTVPRTEHKGETGGAYWQTLQFDGLRVRVVEYSKGYRADHWCEKGHIVYCLEGEVTNERQDGPSSVLTPGMSYIVSDDLSSHRSVTETGVKLLIIDGDFLKLKS, from the coding sequence ATGAGCAAGAAAAACATCCCCTTTCAGACCGTGGACTGGTCCACGGTTCCCCGGACGGAGCACAAGGGAGAAACCGGGGGCGCCTATTGGCAGACGCTGCAATTCGACGGGTTGCGGGTTCGGGTCGTGGAATACTCCAAGGGGTACAGGGCGGACCATTGGTGCGAGAAGGGGCACATCGTCTATTGCCTGGAGGGCGAGGTGACCAATGAACGGCAGGATGGGCCGAGTTCGGTCCTGACGCCGGGCATGTCCTACATTGTTTCCGATGATCTGAGCTCTCACCGGTCCGTTACCGAGACCGGGGTCAAGCTGCTGATCATCGACGGCGACTTCCTGAAACTGAAATCCTGA
- a CDS encoding TonB family protein has product MTCWKPCLALMGAATVTFAFCLLIPLMGTVRHADTPVLDTNPVPVAAMPAEAERRVEAGAPGATTQRLPSAPSTPAAPLTLPAATSVTDMPLPALDGLPDASGLTLAAPEGIGAVPAGPGQPIFDRPPRVLTRLDPYYPASARRTGTQGHVLVRVLVDEYGRVEEAEVAESEPAGVFDDAALKAVRGWTFSPATRQGRPVAVRIDIPIRFRLDQ; this is encoded by the coding sequence ATGACCTGCTGGAAACCGTGCCTGGCCCTCATGGGCGCGGCGACCGTGACCTTCGCCTTCTGTCTGCTCATCCCCCTGATGGGTACGGTCCGCCATGCGGATACCCCGGTCCTCGACACCAATCCGGTGCCTGTGGCGGCCATGCCCGCTGAAGCCGAGCGCCGCGTGGAAGCGGGCGCACCCGGCGCGACCACCCAACGGCTACCGAGCGCGCCGTCGACCCCGGCCGCGCCCCTGACCCTGCCCGCCGCCACGAGTGTGACAGACATGCCCCTCCCCGCCCTGGACGGTCTGCCCGACGCATCCGGCCTGACCCTGGCCGCGCCCGAGGGTATCGGCGCAGTGCCCGCCGGACCGGGACAACCGATCTTCGACCGCCCCCCGCGCGTGCTGACCCGCCTGGACCCGTATTATCCGGCATCGGCCAGACGGACCGGCACCCAGGGGCATGTGCTGGTTCGAGTCCTGGTGGACGAGTACGGTCGCGTGGAAGAGGCCGAGGTAGCCGAATCCGAACCCGCGGGCGTATTCGACGACGCGGCGCTCAAGGCCGTGCGCGGCTGGACCTTCTCGCCCGCCACGAGACAGGGCCGCCCCGTGGCCGTTCGCATCGACATCCCCATCCGCTTCAGGCTGGACCAATGA
- a CDS encoding tetratricopeptide repeat protein, producing the protein MICVLLAIMAIMPTDMALAGRPRDQRLAPAQFAAVTEARKLLDAGDPAGAVKRLLPVADGERPPLAILDHLAWALELSGNHEDALKTYEKAAAVYPDDPGTARNLGILLFNRERYADAARALERAFELQSEDAREPALLAMAGSAQAHLNHYKTALGLLSRAESACGDAPVAWSAMAVYCCQRLKRPDEALARSRACARRHPDDSAAWTLLSRVLARHGEPLAAASALETANMLGAEQATSGNYRELAALYALGHAHAEAARCLAADDEPDTILRQAELLRLAGQSNAALDALDRFDDEAVTTPAVEKQLRAALLRGRILRDSGDADAAVDSLLKAARKISPPASNRTAQRLRGALLLLAGEIRWAGRDWTGAARIFDDLATVPGYGDTGSSLAAGMRAMVRETALSATLADEPRLQTDR; encoded by the coding sequence TTGATCTGCGTCCTGCTGGCGATCATGGCGATCATGCCGACAGACATGGCCCTGGCGGGGAGGCCCCGAGACCAGCGACTCGCTCCGGCCCAGTTCGCGGCCGTGACCGAGGCCCGGAAACTTCTGGACGCGGGTGATCCCGCAGGTGCCGTAAAACGGCTGCTGCCCGTTGCCGACGGCGAACGTCCCCCACTGGCTATCCTCGACCATCTGGCCTGGGCCCTGGAGTTGTCCGGAAACCATGAAGACGCCTTGAAGACCTATGAAAAGGCTGCCGCCGTGTATCCTGATGATCCGGGTACGGCGCGCAACCTGGGTATCCTGTTGTTCAACCGGGAACGATACGCGGATGCGGCCCGCGCCCTGGAGCGGGCCTTCGAACTACAGTCCGAGGACGCACGCGAACCAGCGCTGCTGGCCATGGCCGGCTCGGCCCAGGCCCACCTGAACCATTACAAGACGGCCCTTGGTCTGCTTAGCCGGGCCGAGAGTGCGTGCGGCGACGCGCCCGTGGCCTGGTCCGCCATGGCCGTGTATTGCTGCCAACGGTTGAAAAGGCCGGATGAAGCCCTTGCCCGAAGCCGCGCCTGTGCCCGGCGCCATCCGGACGATTCAGCGGCCTGGACCCTGCTGAGCCGGGTGCTTGCGCGGCACGGCGAACCCTTGGCTGCGGCGTCGGCCCTTGAGACCGCCAATATGCTTGGGGCCGAACAGGCAACGTCCGGCAACTACCGTGAATTGGCTGCTCTCTATGCCCTGGGCCACGCCCACGCCGAGGCGGCCCGATGCCTGGCGGCGGACGACGAGCCGGACACAATCCTGCGACAGGCCGAACTCCTCCGTCTGGCCGGGCAGAGCAACGCGGCCCTCGACGCCCTGGACCGATTCGACGATGAGGCCGTCACAACCCCGGCCGTGGAAAAGCAATTGCGGGCCGCCCTGCTCCGTGGACGAATCCTCAGGGATTCGGGCGATGCGGATGCCGCCGTGGACAGCCTTCTGAAGGCTGCGAGGAAAATTTCCCCTCCAGCCTCGAATCGGACCGCACAACGGCTTCGGGGCGCGCTCCTGCTCCTGGCCGGTGAAATCCGCTGGGCCGGGCGTGACTGGACCGGGGCAGCCCGCATCTTCGACGATCTGGCCACCGTGCCTGGATACGGCGACACCGGATCGTCCCTGGCCGCAGGCATGCGGGCCATGGTTCGAGAGACCGCTCTCTCCGCAACCCTGGCCGACGAACCGCGCCTCCAAACCGACCGCTGA
- a CDS encoding autotransporter domain-containing protein, which yields MLHAPRFHSPFKLYRVCALALQLLLILLLGSPVLAAGLSTKTGSDPVVSPDGGSVAYFSYGSEKVTRDNFDSSAFLTLTEVYDLSSDGKRALGYNSANSKYYLVYSWDGFTSSNCLSDVLTDMASLSAMTPDGLTVGGVDSYGSIAVWTSPDRFWSTATKTTTNTKGTINALKGSSDGTIMGVGASTSNKPRSYQFLSGGGANITTLSLVDGSTTYTSGVGQDVSADCQVGVGHVDAGFGPSAARWDLVGNVLTVLPGAESSANAVNSDGTVIVGSTVSQAAVWTGADSSYTLATLYDVLTGKGVTVSNDAYLVNATGLSDDGTIIVGTTNTGRVFIANVSGTAGGDSGGSGVITVGELDQSLGAMGQVGPSVANMGQLSMSRLGSAAVGQGMHFSVTGTGTGGAPSAAGAETGLSSGDDMPGRLDLWMIGSVGTNIELNGDDLGLHGGIGLSWDNGGQWRFGAGLFGDDRDLDTDHGGNQRIKALGPGAFVVYTPEGTGLQFRVSALWQPVDLKLKRGYANGAGSATSTGSTDADVFGLSARAQWTKAMTDSLAVTPFAEYTWESTHIDGYSESGGPFPASYGSRTETSNSIRTGLRADFALFANLETWAWGAWNHRFEDTSSGLGGTAVGLGSFSYPGSKIDQDWADVGVGVTRQFSERLTSTASLGGAIGCDDDSVSDLTATIGFSYQLW from the coding sequence GTGTTGCACGCCCCCCGTTTTCATTCCCCGTTCAAGCTCTACCGCGTATGCGCGCTAGCGCTGCAACTGCTGTTGATCCTGCTGCTCGGCTCGCCGGTGCTGGCCGCAGGATTGTCCACCAAGACCGGTTCGGACCCGGTAGTCAGTCCGGACGGAGGCAGTGTCGCATATTTCAGTTATGGAAGCGAAAAAGTGACCCGCGATAACTTTGATAGCTCCGCCTTCCTGACGCTCACTGAAGTGTATGACTTGTCCTCGGACGGAAAGCGTGCTCTGGGATACAATTCCGCAAACTCCAAGTACTATTTGGTGTACAGTTGGGATGGCTTTACTAGCAGCAATTGCCTTTCGGATGTTCTTACGGACATGGCCAGCTTGTCCGCGATGACTCCGGACGGGCTCACGGTCGGTGGTGTCGATTCCTACGGCAGCATTGCCGTCTGGACCTCTCCCGACAGGTTTTGGAGTACCGCAACAAAAACTACCACCAACACCAAAGGGACAATAAACGCACTCAAAGGCAGCAGCGACGGCACGATTATGGGCGTGGGGGCGAGTACCTCCAACAAACCCCGGTCCTATCAGTTCCTGAGCGGCGGTGGTGCCAACATCACGACCCTGTCTCTTGTCGATGGCTCCACGACGTACACTTCGGGCGTTGGTCAGGATGTTTCCGCCGACTGCCAGGTCGGGGTCGGCCATGTGGACGCCGGGTTCGGTCCCTCTGCAGCCCGGTGGGATTTGGTGGGGAATGTCCTGACGGTCCTCCCGGGCGCGGAGTCCAGTGCCAATGCCGTTAACAGCGATGGCACGGTCATCGTGGGCAGTACTGTAAGCCAGGCCGCCGTATGGACAGGAGCTGATTCCTCCTACACCCTTGCCACGCTTTATGATGTTTTGACGGGCAAAGGCGTGACCGTTTCCAACGATGCCTATCTGGTGAACGCCACCGGGTTGTCCGATGACGGAACCATCATCGTCGGCACCACCAATACCGGGCGCGTCTTCATCGCCAATGTCTCCGGGACTGCTGGCGGTGACAGTGGCGGTAGTGGCGTGATCACGGTGGGCGAGCTCGACCAATCCCTCGGGGCCATGGGGCAGGTCGGGCCGTCCGTGGCCAACATGGGCCAATTGTCCATGAGCCGGCTGGGCAGCGCGGCCGTGGGTCAGGGCATGCATTTTTCCGTGACCGGCACCGGTACCGGCGGTGCTCCCTCCGCCGCCGGAGCCGAGACCGGTCTGTCGAGCGGCGACGACATGCCGGGCAGGCTGGATTTGTGGATGATCGGCTCAGTGGGTACGAACATCGAACTCAACGGCGACGACCTCGGTCTGCACGGCGGTATCGGACTGAGTTGGGATAACGGAGGCCAGTGGCGGTTCGGCGCGGGCCTGTTCGGCGATGACCGCGATCTGGATACGGACCATGGCGGCAACCAGCGCATCAAGGCCCTCGGCCCCGGCGCGTTCGTGGTCTACACCCCGGAAGGGACCGGCCTGCAGTTCCGCGTGTCCGCCCTGTGGCAGCCCGTGGATCTGAAGCTCAAGCGTGGCTATGCCAACGGCGCGGGCTCGGCCACTTCCACCGGCTCCACCGACGCCGACGTGTTCGGCCTGTCCGCCCGGGCCCAGTGGACCAAAGCCATGACCGACTCCCTGGCCGTGACGCCCTTTGCCGAATACACTTGGGAGAGCACGCACATCGACGGCTATTCCGAGTCGGGCGGACCGTTCCCGGCCAGCTATGGCAGCCGCACCGAGACCTCCAACTCCATCCGTACTGGCCTTCGGGCCGATTTCGCCCTGTTCGCCAACCTGGAGACCTGGGCCTGGGGGGCATGGAACCACCGCTTCGAGGACACCTCCTCGGGTCTGGGCGGCACCGCCGTCGGTCTGGGGTCGTTTTCCTATCCCGGCTCGAAGATCGACCAGGATTGGGCCGACGTGGGCGTGGGCGTTACCCGGCAGTTCTCCGAGCGGCTAACCTCCACGGCCAGCCTGGGCGGGGCCATCGGTTGCGACGACGACTCCGTGTCCGATCTGACCGCGACCATCGGATTCAGCTACCAGCTCTGGTAA
- a CDS encoding iron-containing alcohol dehydrogenase, producing the protein MQFTFATASKILFATGAAQRIPELAKDLGSRPCLVTGGNPERAQWLVDGLTQTLCAPLVVPVSGEPDTESAARAAEMARQAGCDVVIGLGGGSVMDTAKVVAALITNTDDIYEYLEVVGRGKPLTQRPVPLITAPTTSGTGSEVTANGVLLSREHGVKVSLRSTDMIADVAVIDPQLAASMPPHVTAATGMDALTQLMEAFVTPLSTPMTDALCREGLMRAATALPLAYEDGEDMSAREDMALAALLSGICLANAKLGAVHGFAAPIGGKSHAPHGAVCASLLPHVMEANLRALRERDPDSPSLHAYREIAVMLTADVACDAEDGAAWVRELCEDMSIPTLGELGVESADFGELADQAAKASSMKGNPVELTREELIAILEAAY; encoded by the coding sequence ATGCAGTTCACCTTTGCCACGGCCTCGAAAATACTCTTTGCAACCGGAGCGGCGCAACGCATCCCTGAACTGGCCAAGGACCTGGGCAGCCGCCCCTGCCTGGTAACGGGCGGCAACCCCGAGCGCGCCCAATGGCTCGTGGACGGACTGACCCAAACCCTGTGCGCACCGCTGGTCGTGCCTGTCTCCGGCGAACCCGACACCGAAAGCGCGGCCAGGGCGGCCGAAATGGCCCGCCAAGCGGGTTGCGACGTGGTCATCGGTCTGGGCGGAGGGTCGGTCATGGACACGGCCAAGGTTGTGGCCGCGCTGATCACCAACACGGACGACATCTACGAATACCTGGAAGTGGTCGGCAGGGGAAAGCCCCTGACACAGCGCCCTGTCCCCCTGATCACCGCGCCGACCACCTCGGGCACGGGCTCCGAGGTCACGGCCAACGGCGTGCTGCTCAGCCGTGAGCACGGGGTCAAGGTCAGCCTGCGTTCCACGGACATGATCGCCGATGTGGCCGTGATAGACCCACAGCTCGCGGCGTCCATGCCGCCTCATGTCACTGCGGCCACGGGTATGGACGCCCTGACCCAGCTCATGGAGGCTTTCGTCACGCCCCTGAGTACGCCGATGACCGACGCCCTGTGCAGGGAGGGCCTGATGCGCGCGGCCACGGCCCTGCCGCTGGCATACGAGGACGGCGAGGACATGTCGGCCAGAGAAGACATGGCCCTGGCCGCCCTGCTGTCCGGCATCTGCCTGGCAAACGCCAAGCTCGGCGCGGTGCACGGGTTTGCCGCGCCCATCGGCGGCAAGAGCCATGCGCCACACGGCGCGGTCTGCGCCTCGCTGCTGCCCCATGTCATGGAGGCCAATCTGCGCGCCCTGCGTGAACGCGATCCCGATTCCCCGTCTCTGCACGCCTATCGGGAGATTGCGGTCATGCTGACTGCGGACGTTGCCTGCGACGCCGAGGACGGCGCGGCCTGGGTACGCGAACTCTGCGAGGACATGTCCATCCCGACCCTCGGGGAGCTGGGCGTTGAAAGCGCGGACTTCGGCGAGTTGGCTGATCAGGCGGCGAAGGCCAGCAGCATGAAGGGCAATCCGGTGGAGCTGACCCGCGAGGAATTGATCGCGATTCTTGAGGCGGCCTACTGA
- a CDS encoding LuxR C-terminal-related transcriptional regulator yields the protein MRNLSSLVDTSVQYHSRRVLGSLSAIHARPITWVHAPMGYGKTMAVRKYLEKRQASPLWVSIMTRDQDAFWRDFCNVLRRKLPDGAEGVQALEELGYPDDPAKLDVAREILAHFDFPAQSVLVFDDVHLLPESRTSGLVSLCLLLVRQGEFPPIVFISRHSPVQTLAEPLLKGTVTEIGPDGFAFTREEVGNYFELCGVSLEEDEADRLLAATGGWISALYLYLLHYARHGQLAAPTELSVLLETQVYDRLRDAKFLLLVLAPLESFTLAQAELFCDDAGTVLGDVLKRNAFLGYDPVSGVYTLHALFRGFLRDRYRLMPLDKRREVCLRNAEWLIRHGEIRKGVALLGEIGNAVESLELLNSVVDRLQVTEGNGVLLALFRTFDPALMERYPGVMFRYAMAALSARDIPTLRDLIGRLARYFASLPEDGAEANGWRGEMELLLSLTKYNDILAMSVHHERAGEFFRRGGVRQSRMFGRNPWTLGSPSVLYMFHREPGTLEQTLEQMRKCLPQYCRLTGMHGAGAEDVILAEARYNAGDFEAAAVSVHRGLSLSLAHGQTGIEVCARFLLARLSMMHGDYDQTMDQLRTMRERVEEKKTFSLLHTVDLCSGLLHATLHRLEDVPGWLAKGGDERFYAFAGGASYVLLGGVLLLAGEYAELVGRFSLLLEKGQFAANLMFSIHAHLFVAAGNAALGLWADSDDALFAALDLALPDRIYIPFATIAGFLPQLKSLKDDETYGYDIRRILQLSAAFEKARNSIISRFFPENETALTPRERELARLGMTGMTYKSIADALGLAQSTVKRYFAALFKKLGVNNREQLKQYLMDKEGLL from the coding sequence ATGAGAAATCTTTCCTCCTTGGTGGATACATCGGTCCAGTACCATAGCCGTCGGGTGTTGGGCTCTCTCAGCGCCATCCATGCCAGGCCGATAACCTGGGTTCATGCCCCCATGGGATACGGCAAGACCATGGCCGTGCGGAAGTATCTCGAGAAGCGACAGGCCAGTCCTCTCTGGGTGTCCATAATGACCAGGGATCAGGACGCCTTCTGGCGGGACTTCTGCAACGTCCTGCGCCGGAAGCTGCCGGACGGGGCCGAGGGCGTGCAGGCGCTGGAGGAACTCGGCTATCCCGATGACCCCGCAAAGCTGGACGTGGCCCGCGAGATTCTCGCCCATTTCGATTTTCCCGCGCAGAGCGTTTTGGTCTTCGACGACGTGCACCTGTTGCCGGAGTCCAGGACCTCGGGGCTCGTGAGCCTTTGTCTGCTGCTGGTCCGGCAGGGCGAGTTCCCGCCCATCGTGTTCATCTCCCGCCACTCGCCGGTACAGACTCTGGCCGAGCCTCTGCTCAAGGGGACTGTGACCGAGATCGGGCCCGACGGCTTCGCCTTCACCCGTGAGGAAGTCGGCAACTATTTCGAGTTGTGCGGGGTTTCGTTGGAAGAGGACGAGGCAGACCGGCTGCTCGCGGCAACGGGCGGCTGGATCAGCGCCTTGTATCTTTACCTGCTGCACTATGCCCGGCATGGGCAGTTGGCCGCGCCCACGGAGCTGTCCGTACTGCTGGAGACCCAGGTCTACGATCGGCTGCGTGACGCGAAGTTCCTGCTTCTGGTGCTTGCGCCCCTGGAAAGTTTCACCCTGGCACAGGCCGAGCTCTTTTGCGACGACGCCGGCACGGTGCTCGGGGACGTTCTCAAGCGAAACGCCTTTCTTGGATACGACCCGGTAAGCGGCGTGTATACCCTGCACGCGCTTTTCCGTGGCTTTCTGCGGGATCGTTACAGGCTCATGCCTTTGGACAAGCGGCGGGAAGTCTGCCTGCGCAACGCGGAGTGGCTCATCCGGCACGGCGAGATACGAAAGGGCGTCGCCCTGCTGGGCGAGATCGGCAACGCGGTCGAGTCCCTGGAGTTGTTGAACTCGGTCGTGGACCGCCTGCAGGTCACCGAGGGCAACGGCGTGCTGCTGGCCCTTTTCCGTACTTTCGACCCGGCTCTCATGGAGCGTTATCCGGGGGTCATGTTTCGATATGCCATGGCTGCCCTCAGCGCCCGGGATATCCCGACGCTCAGAGACCTGATCGGCCGTCTGGCCCGCTATTTCGCCTCCCTGCCCGAGGACGGGGCCGAGGCCAACGGTTGGCGGGGCGAGATGGAACTGTTGCTGTCACTGACCAAATACAACGACATCCTGGCCATGTCCGTCCATCATGAGCGGGCGGGTGAATTTTTCCGGCGCGGCGGCGTGCGGCAGAGCCGCATGTTCGGCCGGAACCCGTGGACACTGGGGTCGCCGTCGGTCCTGTACATGTTCCATCGCGAACCCGGCACCCTGGAGCAGACCCTGGAGCAGATGCGCAAGTGCCTGCCGCAATATTGTCGGCTGACCGGTATGCACGGGGCCGGGGCCGAGGATGTCATCCTGGCCGAGGCCCGGTATAACGCGGGAGATTTCGAGGCCGCGGCCGTGTCGGTCCATCGCGGGCTGTCCCTGTCCCTGGCCCACGGCCAGACCGGTATCGAGGTCTGCGCCCGGTTTCTGCTCGCCCGTTTGAGCATGATGCACGGCGATTACGACCAGACCATGGACCAGCTGCGGACCATGCGCGAACGCGTGGAGGAGAAGAAGACCTTTTCCCTGCTGCATACCGTGGATCTGTGTTCCGGCCTGCTGCACGCGACCCTGCATCGTCTGGAGGACGTCCCCGGCTGGTTGGCCAAGGGCGGTGACGAAAGATTCTATGCCTTTGCCGGGGGAGCGTCCTATGTGCTTCTGGGCGGCGTGTTGCTCCTGGCCGGCGAATATGCCGAGCTGGTCGGACGTTTCTCCCTGCTCCTGGAGAAGGGGCAGTTCGCCGCGAACCTGATGTTCTCCATCCACGCCCACCTGTTCGTGGCTGCCGGTAACGCTGCACTTGGGCTGTGGGCCGATTCGGACGATGCGCTTTTCGCCGCTCTGGACCTGGCACTCCCGGACAGGATCTACATCCCCTTCGCGACGATCGCCGGTTTCCTGCCCCAGTTGAAGAGCCTCAAGGACGACGAGACCTACGGGTACGACATCCGACGCATCCTGCAGCTGTCCGCCGCGTTTGAAAAGGCCCGCAACTCGATCATTTCCCGGTTCTTCCCGGAGAACGAAACCGCGCTTACGCCCCGTGAACGCGAGCTGGCCCGCCTGGGCATGACCGGTATGACGTACAAGAGCATCGCCGACGCCCTGGGCCTGGCACAGAGCACGGTGAAACGCTATTTCGCAGCCCTGTTCAAGAAGCTCGGTGTCAACAACCGCGAGCAACTCAAGCAGTATCTCATGGACAAGGAAGGGCTCCTGTAA
- a CDS encoding (Fe-S)-binding protein produces the protein MQRSMACKDLEFLADFNFANCLVCGTCANVCPTTGAPGLDGLDARKVMRMLANGLVDEVVASDFPWLCTGCGRCTGACPGGIDITSLMGKLKGLRPRDQVPGSLHKGMVNNLETGNNLAIPQQEYFESMADLGNELAEEECPGFYVPIDKQGADTLFFPNSKEVYGDFEDQFWWWKIFYAAKENWTVPGRNWEAVDWALFTGNEEGNKELARRKIEYMKEHEIGRMIMPDCGGGSYGARKGMAKLAEENPENRVNFLYLYDYLIEVIRDGRIKLDKSVHAGRKFTFHDSCKHGRELQRTFGKGYFEEPRWIMQQCVDDFVELTPNREKNYCCGAGGGLWPLPYEKQSAWHARIKQQQIEDSGADVVVVGCSNCRDQLMRRIPKFYQDRKYEVKYLWQLVAEALVIEPWDKERIDAAEAEAKAQWESLGVELD, from the coding sequence ATGCAACGATCCATGGCCTGCAAGGATTTGGAATTTCTGGCCGACTTCAATTTTGCCAACTGTCTGGTCTGCGGCACCTGCGCCAACGTCTGCCCGACCACCGGGGCTCCGGGGCTGGACGGTCTCGACGCGCGCAAGGTCATGCGCATGCTGGCCAACGGGCTCGTGGACGAGGTCGTGGCTTCGGATTTCCCGTGGCTGTGCACGGGCTGCGGCCGGTGCACCGGAGCCTGCCCGGGCGGTATCGACATCACCTCGCTCATGGGCAAGCTCAAGGGGCTGCGGCCCCGCGACCAGGTGCCGGGTTCCCTGCACAAGGGCATGGTCAACAACCTGGAGACCGGCAACAATCTGGCCATTCCCCAGCAGGAATATTTCGAGTCCATGGCCGACCTGGGCAACGAACTGGCCGAGGAGGAATGTCCCGGCTTTTACGTGCCCATCGACAAACAGGGTGCGGACACCCTGTTCTTCCCCAACTCCAAGGAAGTGTACGGCGACTTCGAGGACCAGTTCTGGTGGTGGAAGATATTCTACGCGGCCAAGGAAAACTGGACCGTGCCCGGCCGCAACTGGGAAGCCGTTGACTGGGCTCTGTTCACCGGCAACGAGGAAGGCAACAAGGAGCTTGCCCGGCGCAAGATCGAGTACATGAAGGAGCACGAGATCGGCCGGATGATCATGCCCGACTGCGGCGGCGGCTCCTACGGCGCGCGCAAGGGCATGGCCAAGCTAGCCGAGGAGAACCCCGAAAACCGGGTGAATTTCCTCTACCTCTACGACTACCTCATCGAGGTCATTCGCGACGGCCGCATCAAGCTCGACAAGTCCGTGCACGCGGGCCGCAAATTCACCTTCCACGACTCCTGCAAGCACGGCCGGGAACTGCAGCGCACTTTCGGCAAAGGCTATTTCGAGGAGCCGCGCTGGATCATGCAGCAGTGCGTGGACGACTTCGTGGAGCTGACCCCCAACCGGGAGAAGAACTACTGCTGCGGCGCGGGCGGCGGCCTGTGGCCCCTGCCCTACGAGAAGCAGTCGGCCTGGCACGCCCGTATCAAGCAGCAGCAGATCGAGGACAGCGGGGCCGATGTGGTCGTCGTGGGCTGCTCCAACTGCCGCGACCAGCTCATGCGCCGCATCCCCAAGTTCTACCAGGATCGCAAGTACGAGGTGAAATACCTCTGGCAGCTGGTGGCCGAGGCGCTGGTCATAGAGCCCTGGGACAAGGAGCGCATCGACGCGGCCGAAGCCGAGGCCAAGGCCCAATGGGAATCCCTGGGCGTGGAACTGGATTGA
- a CDS encoding biopolymer transporter ExbD, with the protein MRILRRVRREESVDINVAPMVDMIFILLIFFLATASFVRESGVEVQRPAAASAEASKEEALIVGVTAAGALSIEGERLDIRALRPRMERFVAERPAGAVVVVADRDCPTGITVRVIDACRLAGVRSVSLGARAVTDGTALGGSAP; encoded by the coding sequence ATGAGAATTCTGCGCCGTGTCCGACGCGAAGAGTCCGTGGATATCAACGTCGCGCCCATGGTGGACATGATCTTCATCCTGCTCATCTTCTTCCTGGCCACCGCCAGTTTCGTGCGCGAAAGCGGCGTGGAAGTGCAACGTCCTGCCGCAGCCAGCGCAGAGGCCTCGAAGGAAGAGGCGTTGATCGTCGGAGTCACCGCCGCCGGAGCCCTGTCCATCGAGGGTGAGCGGCTGGACATCCGGGCCCTGCGCCCCCGCATGGAACGGTTCGTGGCCGAACGGCCGGCCGGTGCCGTGGTCGTGGTCGCGGACCGGGACTGCCCCACCGGCATCACCGTACGCGTCATCGACGCCTGCCGTCTGGCCGGAGTCCGCTCCGTCAGTCTGGGAGCGCGCGCCGTTACCGACGGCACGGCATTGGGCGGGAGTGCGCCATGA
- a CDS encoding MotA/TolQ/ExbB proton channel family protein: MTDLLRSVLDFVDAGGVTMPPLLLCCLAMWYCILRAWFDLLPGSAKAMRAEMERTFSRLCGRSGAEDADLALVLAETMRSRTRRRLSMAAVLAGAAPLLGLLGTVTGMIDTFDGVARFGMLSPKILSSGISQAMISTQTGLVIAVPGLITVYFLRRRVQRQRLFPPRLACPVGGQGGAA, encoded by the coding sequence GTGACCGATCTGCTGCGCTCCGTGCTGGACTTCGTGGACGCGGGAGGCGTTACCATGCCTCCCCTGCTGCTCTGCTGTCTGGCCATGTGGTACTGCATCCTGCGCGCCTGGTTCGATCTCCTGCCCGGCTCGGCCAAAGCCATGCGAGCCGAGATGGAACGGACGTTTTCCCGCCTGTGCGGGCGGTCCGGGGCCGAGGACGCCGACCTGGCACTCGTCCTGGCCGAGACCATGCGCTCGCGCACCCGGCGCAGGCTTTCCATGGCCGCCGTACTCGCGGGTGCGGCCCCGCTGCTCGGGTTGCTCGGAACGGTCACCGGCATGATCGACACCTTTGACGGCGTGGCCCGCTTCGGCATGCTAAGTCCCAAGATTCTTTCATCCGGCATCAGCCAGGCCATGATTTCCACCCAGACCGGGCTGGTGATCGCCGTCCCCGGCCTGATTACCGTCTATTTCCTGCGCCGCCGGGTGCAGCGACAACGCCTGTTCCCCCCGCGCCTCGCGTGTCCGGTCGGCGGCCAGGGAGGCGCGGCATGA